A single region of the Rhizobium sp. NLR16a genome encodes:
- a CDS encoding flavin reductase family protein, whose protein sequence is MAVSFDFKELSERERYKLMIGTIIPRPIALVTTVDEHGRINAAPFSFFNCLSAEPPILAIGVENNADMSFKDTGHNIRMTEVFTVNIVSFAIAEAMHVCGSKYPRGIDELKEAGLTAVPGEKVASPFIAEAPAAFECRRHVTLELGRSRQIVMGEILYAHYRDGVVDPERLHVDPAAVDAIARLGGDTCATIRDRFEMLTPKL, encoded by the coding sequence ATGGCCGTCTCCTTCGATTTCAAAGAGCTTTCGGAGCGCGAGCGTTACAAGCTGATGATCGGCACGATCATCCCGCGGCCGATCGCGCTGGTGACGACGGTCGACGAGCATGGCCGGATCAACGCGGCGCCCTTCAGCTTCTTCAACTGCCTGTCGGCCGAACCGCCGATCCTGGCGATCGGCGTCGAGAACAATGCGGATATGTCGTTCAAGGATACCGGCCACAATATCCGCATGACCGAAGTCTTCACGGTCAACATCGTCTCCTTCGCCATCGCCGAGGCAATGCATGTCTGCGGCAGCAAATATCCGCGCGGCATCGACGAGTTGAAGGAAGCCGGGTTGACGGCGGTGCCGGGCGAGAAGGTGGCGTCGCCGTTCATCGCCGAGGCACCGGCCGCCTTCGAATGCCGGCGGCATGTGACGCTGGAGCTTGGCCGCTCGCGGCAGATCGTCATGGGCGAAATCCTCTACGCGCATTATCGTGACGGCGTCGTCGATCCCGAGAGGCTGCATGTCGATCCTGCGGCGGTCGATGCCATTGCGCGATTGGGCGGCGATACCTGCGCCACCATCCGCGACCGTTTCGAGATGCTGACGCCGAAGCTCTGA
- a CDS encoding heme-degrading domain-containing protein yields MTIDNDLSRIAEQEKALSFDAFDLTTAWQLGKLLQELASERGLGIAIDVTLHSMPVFYAALPGVTPDNVNWVRRKRNMVLRYFRSSYASGLKLSKDGKTVEDNGLDGADYAPHGGSFPINVKGTGCIGAVTVSGLPQRDDHNLVVEALALMLAKDLDTLRLAPL; encoded by the coding sequence ATGACAATCGACAACGATCTCAGTCGGATCGCCGAGCAGGAAAAGGCGCTGAGCTTCGACGCCTTCGATCTCACCACTGCCTGGCAGCTCGGCAAGCTTCTGCAGGAACTCGCCAGCGAGCGCGGCCTCGGGATCGCGATCGACGTGACGCTGCATTCGATGCCGGTCTTCTACGCAGCATTGCCGGGCGTGACGCCTGACAACGTCAACTGGGTCCGCCGCAAGCGCAACATGGTTCTGCGCTATTTCCGCAGCAGCTATGCCTCCGGCCTGAAGCTCAGCAAGGATGGCAAGACCGTCGAGGACAACGGGCTTGATGGCGCCGATTATGCGCCGCATGGCGGCAGTTTTCCGATCAACGTCAAAGGCACCGGCTGCATCGGCGCCGTGACCGTCTCCGGCCTGCCGCAGCGCGACGACCACAATCTTGTGGTCGAGGCCTTAGCGCTGATGCTGGCGAAAGATCTGGATACGTTGCGGCTCGCTCCGCTCTGA
- a CDS encoding aspartate/glutamate racemase family protein codes for MRILIVNPNTTASMTEKAAAAARVVAASGTEIIAATSTMGPASIEGHYDGALAIPGLLSELHARQAAGYDAAVIACFDDTGLDAARSFADVPILGLCESAVFTAGFLAQRFTVVTTLERSRVLIDNLVRRYGMGERAKVRASDIPVLELENAASGAIGKLKAEIERALAEDGAEAIVLGCAGMTDLARQLQEIYGVPVVDGVAAAVKQAEALVSLGLSTSKRGSYASPLPKPFMGAMSGFSPAPEIG; via the coding sequence ATGCGCATCCTCATCGTCAATCCGAATACCACGGCCTCCATGACCGAGAAGGCTGCGGCCGCCGCGCGGGTGGTCGCAGCATCCGGCACCGAGATCATCGCCGCGACATCCACCATGGGGCCGGCCTCCATCGAGGGGCATTACGATGGGGCGCTGGCGATCCCCGGCCTGCTTTCCGAACTCCACGCCCGGCAGGCGGCGGGCTACGATGCAGCCGTCATCGCCTGCTTCGACGACACCGGGCTCGACGCGGCACGGAGCTTCGCCGATGTGCCGATCCTCGGGCTTTGCGAATCCGCCGTGTTCACGGCGGGCTTCCTGGCGCAGCGCTTTACCGTGGTGACGACGCTGGAGCGGTCGCGGGTGCTGATCGACAATCTGGTGCGCCGCTACGGCATGGGCGAGCGCGCCAAGGTGCGCGCCTCCGACATCCCGGTACTGGAGTTGGAAAATGCGGCCTCGGGCGCGATCGGCAAGCTGAAGGCCGAGATCGAGCGGGCGCTTGCCGAAGACGGCGCCGAGGCGATCGTGCTTGGCTGTGCCGGCATGACGGATCTGGCCAGGCAATTGCAGGAGATTTACGGCGTGCCCGTCGTCGACGGAGTGGCGGCCGCCGTCAAGCAGGCCGAGGCGCTGGTGTCGCTCGGGCTTTCCACCAGCAAGCGCGGCTCCTACGCCTCGCCGCTGCCGAAACCCTTTATGGGCGCGATGAGCGGTTTCTCGCCGGCCCCGGAAATCGGCTAA